The genome window TTTTTGGCCAGGATGCCCGTCAGCGTGCCGTCCGAGCCGCCGGTGGACAGCACGGCGTTTTGCAGGCTGCCCACGCTGAACCCCAGATCAAATACGGGACGCTCGCCGCCGGTAAGCTGCCTGGCGAGCGCCCGCAGCTTCGCACCCTGGCCGTCGTTGACCTGCCACAGCGTGCCGGACGTGTTCGTGAACAGCGCGGCCTTGATGTCGGGCAGCAGCTTCTGGAAGTCCTCGTGCGGGTAGCGCTGCGCACCGTACCCGGCCATCTGTGCGGCGGCCAGGGTGTAATCGCCCAGCCACTGGAACTCGTATTCCTCGTCCAGGACTCCGCAGGCGGGCATCGCCGCGGCATAGGTCACCTTGTTTTTGGCGGTCGCCAGCGTTTCCGCCTCGACTGAGGCCGCCGCCACATGTCCGCCCATGCTGAACCCCATGATCAAGTACTTGCTGGGCTTGGCCTTGCCGGTCAGCTCGGGAAATTTCAGCGCCAGCGCGTTGGTGTCTTCCACGCCGGACTGCACGTCGTAGTAGTTGCTGGAATAGCTGCTTGCGGCCCAGGCGTAGCCCTGAGACAGCCAGTAGGCGCGCAGCGGCGGCGTCTGTACCTTCAGCTCCTCGCCGGTCCCGGCGTAGCCGTGGGTGTACATGATCAGCGTGCCGTTCCAGTTCTCGGGAACCTCGGCGGCGTAGGCGGCCTTGCCCTGCAAACCGTCGTACACGCCCTGATAGAGACTCGCGCCAGGCGTGGCGGTCAGCGTCGGCGTGACCGCCTTGAAGGTGCGGGTGTCCTGCGTGCGGGTCTGCGGCGTGGGCGGCGTGACGGCCGGAGAGCCGCAGCTGGCCAGGGTCAGGGTCAGGCCGGTCAGCAGCAGCGCCGCCTTGCGGGGGGTGGGAACAGCACGGGAAACGGCAGTGGGCAGTCCGGTCATGGAGCCTCCAGGGCAGGGGGGCTGCCACCCATGAGAGGGTCGCAGGCAGAGAGTGCTGGCAGTTGAACGTTCGCAATCTAGCGCCCCAGTCGGCTGTTGTGTCAACCATCCGGCACGGGAACCCGCACAGTCCCCGCCCCGTACACTCGGGGTATGAAAGCGAGACGTGGCCCGGGGTGCGGCTGTCTGGGATGTGGAGGCGGCACGCTGCTGGCTCTGGCGCTGCTGGGCGCGTTGGCATGGTTCGTGGTTATCCGGCCGGCGCGCGAATTTGTCGCCGCGTGGCGTCCCCCACCGGCCCAGAGCCAGCAGACGCAGAAGCAGACCCCACCGCCCGGCACCCCGCCGGCCCCCACCGCCCAGGATTCCCGGCCCCTGACCCAGAGCGACGTGCAGAAATTCGTGCGCGTTCGCCGGGACGTGCGCGCCGCGCTGGGCGAGAGCTTCACCGGGCTACAGGGCGTGTGGGCCGAGGTCCAGAGCGGCCAGGCCCCCAACCTGCTGACCGTCGTGAACGTGCTGCGGCGGGCGGGAAGCAGCGTCGGGCAGGCCCGCGCCGCCCAGAGCGCCGCGCTGGCCCGCGAGAACCTGAGTGCCGAGCGTTACGCCGCCATA of Deinococcus aerophilus contains these proteins:
- a CDS encoding alpha/beta hydrolase, coding for MTGLPTAVSRAVPTPRKAALLLTGLTLTLASCGSPAVTPPTPQTRTQDTRTFKAVTPTLTATPGASLYQGVYDGLQGKAAYAAEVPENWNGTLIMYTHGYAGTGEELKVQTPPLRAYWLSQGYAWAASSYSSNYYDVQSGVEDTNALALKFPELTGKAKPSKYLIMGFSMGGHVAAASVEAETLATAKNKVTYAAAMPACGVLDEEYEFQWLGDYTLAAAQMAGYGAQRYPHEDFQKLLPDIKAALFTNTSGTLWQVNDGQGAKLRALARQLTGGERPVFDLGFSVGSLQNAVLSTGGSDGTLTGILAKNYYGNKGVTYRWTTDATPTPAEVAFNNLILRVEADAAANPARSGALRWLPRVNGEINVPVLTLHTLGDFYVPFKHEQLYSKAVAASGKSNLLVQRAIRAPGHCDFAAAELVEGFNALVAWEKTGQKPAGDDVTTPSVIADPNYGCKYTRETRPGVAACNVAAPLHN